A genomic region of Trifolium pratense cultivar HEN17-A07 linkage group LG3, ARS_RC_1.1, whole genome shotgun sequence contains the following coding sequences:
- the LOC123913570 gene encoding uncharacterized protein LOC123913570, with translation MSKSIQQGDTPHEKRPKLGSNAVEVKGKAVEVKGKDKMSKTIDAAESANPDEFNLLNLTEMRKCLTLVRATRMKANRMHEELFLDFLNLGRKGLQSSLIVSKIPSISHNRKFLRVIIITRVEWKEFAMAYNY, from the exons ATGTCCAAAAGTATACAACAG GGTGATACACCGCATGAAAAGCGACCAAAGCTGGGTAGTAATGCAGTAGAGGTGAAAGGGAAGGCCGTAGAGGTGAAAGGGAAAGACAAGATGTCAAAAACTATTGATGCTGCAGAGTCGGCAAATCCTGATGAGTTTAACTTGCTTAATTTGACTGAAATGAGAAAGTGTTTAACATTGGTAAGAGCAACACGAATGAAAGCAAACAGGATGCATGAAGAGTTATTTTTGGATTTCCTAAACCTGGGAAGAAAAGGATTGCAGAGCTCTTTGATAGTGTCAAAGATTCCTTCCATTTCTCATAATCGTAAATTCCTAAGG GTAATAATAATCACTAGAGTTGAATGGAAGGAGTTTGCAATGGCGTACAATTATTAG
- the LOC123913569 gene encoding putative F-box/FBD/LRR-repeat protein At1g78760 produces MKRGKCHKLNRIEDRLSDLPDCILLHIMSFLNTKRAVQTSILSTRWRNVWKYLPKLTLNLTLASSHFNIVSRIFSLRDDSTALDTLNFSPCGLVEPRLLERVIEYIVSHNIKQLRMDVICDIEHFKPCLFSCQTLTYLNLIVIRPHLHALTLFPNSLTLPALTTLSLQYFAFSVGNDGRVEPFSALNKLNSLIINRCKVLDAQNLCISNTTLVHLKIIAPDSPPKASCKIELSTPSLSNFYFRGTPIQKLCGSNGNLSSIKHVTIYVVSTSAKTPLVLLNWLVELANIESLTVSPGTLKVLSFVPDLLEIEFPSLCHLKSLNVKSDLPLCFIPEFPSLVDFLRQNSPSVKINGI; encoded by the exons ATGAAGAGAGGAAAATGTCATAAACTTAACCGTATTGAAGACAGACTCAGTGATTTACCCGATTGCATTCTACTTCACATTATGTCTTTTTTGAACACCAAACGTGCCGTTCAAACTTCCATACTTTCCACAAGATGGAGGAATGTCTGGAAGTATCTTCCCAAACTTACATTAAACCTTACATTAGCTTCTTCACATTTTAATATTGTCTCTCGAATTTTCTCACTTCGGGATGACTCAACTGCACTGGACACTCTTAATTTTAGTCCTTGTGGTTTGGTGGAGCCTCGCCTACTCGAAAGGGTTATAGAATACATTGTTTCACATAATATCAAGCAATTACGAATGGATGTTATATGTGATATTGAACATTTTAAGCCTTGCTTATTTTCATGTCAAACTTTAACATATCTTAACCTTATAGTTATTCGCCCTCACCTTCATGCTCTGACATTATTTCCAAATTCTCTAACTTTGCCAGCATTAACCACGTTGTCTCTACAATACTTTGCCTTTTCTGTTGGCAATGATGGTCGAGTCGAACCTTTTTCAGCATTAAACAAGTTGAATAGTTTGATCATTAATAGATGTAAAGTATTGGATGCACAAAACCTCTGCATATCTAATACCACACTTGTCCATTTAAAGATTATTGCGCCTGATAGTCCTCCCAAGGCCTCTTGCAAAATTGAGTTATCCACTCCAAGTCTTTCTAACTTTTATTTTAGGGGCACTCCTATTCAGAAACTCTGTGGGAGCAATGGCAATCTCTCTTCTATCAAACATGTAACTATTTATGTTGTGTCAACTTCTGCGAAAACTCCTTTGGTTCTACTCAATTGGCTGGTTGAACTTGCTAATATTGAATCATTAACGGTCTCTCCAGGAACTCTTAAG GTTCTCTCATTTGTTCCTGATTTGTTGGAGATTGAATTCCCTTCTTTGTGTCATTTGAAGTCACTGAATGTAAAGTCGGATCTACCTTTGTGTTTCATACCGGAGTTCCCTTCCTTAGTCGATTTTTTGCGCCAAAACTCACCTTCagtaaagattaacggcatatAA
- the LOC123913566 gene encoding pentatricopeptide repeat-containing protein At4g20740 isoform X1, whose protein sequence is MPPPQTPNKFYFFYGHRKPSQNRPTVRGGLFSNRQTLTPFKPKPTKTTNPFQIQNWDPHFLSQPNPSPPSPSPEAAFSASLRLSPIARFIIDAFRKNGNKWGPPVVTELNKLRRVTPNLVAEVLKVQTNPTLAFKFFHWVEKQKGYHHNFASFNAFAYCLNRANHFRAADQLPELMDAHGKPPSEKQFEILIRMHCDAGRGLRVYYVYDKMRNKFGVKPRVFLYNRIMDALAKTGHLDLALSVYSDFKEDGLVEESVTFMVLIKGLCKAGKIDEMLEVLGRMREKLCKPDVFAYTALVRIMVPEGNLDGCLRVWEEMKRDRVEPDVMAYGTIIGGLAKVGRVLEGYELFKEMKSKGHLIDRAIYGTLVESFVAANKVGLAFDLLKDLVSSGYRADLGIYNNLIEGLCNLNKVEKAYKLFQVTIQEGLEPDFLSVKPILSAYAEAKRMEEFFKLLEKMGKLGFSVIDDLSKFFSHLVEKKGPVMALEVFTHLKEKSYVSVEIYNILMDSLRLSGDVEKALSLVDEIKGSDLKPDSSTFNIAILCLVDRGEIKGACECHNKIIEMSCIPSVAAYCCLAKGLCEIGEIDEAMMLVRDCLGNVTNGPMEFKYCLTIIHICKANDAEKVIDVLNEMMQQGCPLGSVVCSAIISGMCKYGTIEEARNVFSNLRERKLLTESDTIVYDEFLIDHMKKKTADLVISGLKFFGLESKLKSKGCKLLPD, encoded by the coding sequence atgcCTCCTCCTCAAACACCAAACAAATTCTACTTCTTCTACGGCCACCGTAAACCCTCCCAAAACCGCCCAACCGTACGCGGTGGCCTTTTCTCCAATCGCCAAACTCTCACTCCTTTCAAACCCAAACCCACCAAAACAACCAACCCTTTCCAAATCCAAAACTGGGACCCACACTTCCTCTCTcaaccaaacccctcaccaccaTCCCCATCCCCTGAAGCCGCATTCTCCGCCTCCCTCCGTCTCTCCCCAATCGCCCGGTTCATCATCGACGCCTTCCGTAAAAACGGTAACAAATGGGGCCCACCAGTTGTAACAGAACTCAACAAACTCAGAAGAGTTACTCCTAACCTAGTTGCTGAGGTGCTTAAAGTCCAAACTAACCCTACCCTAGCTTTCAAGTTTTTTCATTGGGTAGAGAAACAGAAAGGTTATCATCATAATTTTGCGTCTTTCAATGCATTTGCTTATTGTCTTAACCGTGCGAATCATTTCAGGGCAGCTGATCAGCTCCCTGAGCTGATGGATGCTCATGGGAAGCCTCCTTCGGAGAAGCAATTCGAGATTTTAATTCGAATGCATTGTGATGCTGGTAGAGGTCTTAgggtttattatgtttatgataAGATGAGGAATAAGTTTGGTGTGAAACCTAGGGTGTTTTTGtataataggattatggatgcTTTGGCTAAGACTGGTCATTTGGATTTGGCATTGTCGGTTTATAGTGATTTTAAGGAGGATGGATTAGTTGAAGAGAGTGTTacttttatggttttgataaaGGGGTTGTGTAAAGCTGGGAAGATTGATGAGATGTTAGAGGTTTTGGGTAGGATGAGGGAGAAGTTGTGTAAGCCGGATGTGTTTGCCTATACCGCGTTGGTTCGGATTATGGTTCCAGAGGGGAATTTGGATGGTTGTTTGAGGGTTTGGGAGGAAATGAAGAGAGATAGAGTCGAGCCGGATGTTATGGCTTATGGTACTATCATTGGTGGTTTGGCTAAAGTCGGGAGAGTTTTGGAGGGTTATGAGTTGTTCAAGGAGATGAAGAGTAAGGGTCATTTGATAGATAGAGCGATATATGGAACGTTGGTTGAGTCGTTTGTGGCGGCGAATAAGGTTGGGTTGGCTTTTGATTTGCTGAAGGATTTGGTGAGCTCAGGATACCGGGCGGATTTGGGGATTTATAATAACCTTATTGAAGGTTTGTGTAATTTGAATAAGGTTGAGAAAGCTTACAAACTTTTTCAAGTCACTATTCAGGAAGGTCTTGAGCCAGACTTCTTGTCTGTAAAACCAATATTGTCGGCTTATGCCGAAGCGAAACGAATGGAAGAATTTTTTAAGTTGCTTGAGAAGATGGGGAAATTGGGGTTTTCAGTTATTGATGATCTCTCCAAATTCTTCTCCCATCTGGTTGAGAAGAAAGGGCCAGTAATGGCACTAGAGGTATTTACACActtgaaagaaaaaagttaTGTTAGTGTTGAAATCTACAATATTCTTATGGATTCCCTTCGATTGAGTGGTGACGTGGAAAAAGCATTATCACTCGTTGATGAAATAAAGGGCTCAGACTTGAAGCCCGACTCATCTACATTTAACATAGCAATTCTTTGCCTTGTTGATCGCGGTGAAATTAAGGGAGCATGTGAATGTCATAATAAGATCATTGAGATGTCTTGCATTCCATCTGTAGCTGCTTACTGTTGCCTTGCTAAAGGTCTTTGTGAAATCGGAGAGATTGATGAAGCCATGATGCTTGTTAGAGACTGTTTGGGCAATGTTACTAATGGACCTATGGAGTTTAAGTATTGTCTTACCATTATTCACATTTGCAAAGCAAATGATGCAGAAAAGGTCATTGATGTATTGAATGAGATGATGCAACAAGGTTGCCCTTTAGGCAGTGTCGTGTGCTCTGCAATCATCTCTGGCATGTGCAAGTATGGAACAATTGAAGAGGCTAGAAATGTTTTCTCAAATTTGAGGGAACGCAAATTGTTGACAGAATCTGATACCATTGTATACGACGAATTTTTAATTGATCACATGAAGAAAAAGACAGCAGACTTGGTAATATCAGGATTGAAGTTCTTTGGTCTAGAATCTAAACTCAAGTCAAAGGGTTGTAAGCTGTTGCCAGATTGA
- the LOC123913566 gene encoding pentatricopeptide repeat-containing protein At4g20740 isoform X2: MDAHGKPPSEKQFEILIRMHCDAGRGLRVYYVYDKMRNKFGVKPRVFLYNRIMDALAKTGHLDLALSVYSDFKEDGLVEESVTFMVLIKGLCKAGKIDEMLEVLGRMREKLCKPDVFAYTALVRIMVPEGNLDGCLRVWEEMKRDRVEPDVMAYGTIIGGLAKVGRVLEGYELFKEMKSKGHLIDRAIYGTLVESFVAANKVGLAFDLLKDLVSSGYRADLGIYNNLIEGLCNLNKVEKAYKLFQVTIQEGLEPDFLSVKPILSAYAEAKRMEEFFKLLEKMGKLGFSVIDDLSKFFSHLVEKKGPVMALEVFTHLKEKSYVSVEIYNILMDSLRLSGDVEKALSLVDEIKGSDLKPDSSTFNIAILCLVDRGEIKGACECHNKIIEMSCIPSVAAYCCLAKGLCEIGEIDEAMMLVRDCLGNVTNGPMEFKYCLTIIHICKANDAEKVIDVLNEMMQQGCPLGSVVCSAIISGMCKYGTIEEARNVFSNLRERKLLTESDTIVYDEFLIDHMKKKTADLVISGLKFFGLESKLKSKGCKLLPD, from the coding sequence ATGGATGCTCATGGGAAGCCTCCTTCGGAGAAGCAATTCGAGATTTTAATTCGAATGCATTGTGATGCTGGTAGAGGTCTTAgggtttattatgtttatgataAGATGAGGAATAAGTTTGGTGTGAAACCTAGGGTGTTTTTGtataataggattatggatgcTTTGGCTAAGACTGGTCATTTGGATTTGGCATTGTCGGTTTATAGTGATTTTAAGGAGGATGGATTAGTTGAAGAGAGTGTTacttttatggttttgataaaGGGGTTGTGTAAAGCTGGGAAGATTGATGAGATGTTAGAGGTTTTGGGTAGGATGAGGGAGAAGTTGTGTAAGCCGGATGTGTTTGCCTATACCGCGTTGGTTCGGATTATGGTTCCAGAGGGGAATTTGGATGGTTGTTTGAGGGTTTGGGAGGAAATGAAGAGAGATAGAGTCGAGCCGGATGTTATGGCTTATGGTACTATCATTGGTGGTTTGGCTAAAGTCGGGAGAGTTTTGGAGGGTTATGAGTTGTTCAAGGAGATGAAGAGTAAGGGTCATTTGATAGATAGAGCGATATATGGAACGTTGGTTGAGTCGTTTGTGGCGGCGAATAAGGTTGGGTTGGCTTTTGATTTGCTGAAGGATTTGGTGAGCTCAGGATACCGGGCGGATTTGGGGATTTATAATAACCTTATTGAAGGTTTGTGTAATTTGAATAAGGTTGAGAAAGCTTACAAACTTTTTCAAGTCACTATTCAGGAAGGTCTTGAGCCAGACTTCTTGTCTGTAAAACCAATATTGTCGGCTTATGCCGAAGCGAAACGAATGGAAGAATTTTTTAAGTTGCTTGAGAAGATGGGGAAATTGGGGTTTTCAGTTATTGATGATCTCTCCAAATTCTTCTCCCATCTGGTTGAGAAGAAAGGGCCAGTAATGGCACTAGAGGTATTTACACActtgaaagaaaaaagttaTGTTAGTGTTGAAATCTACAATATTCTTATGGATTCCCTTCGATTGAGTGGTGACGTGGAAAAAGCATTATCACTCGTTGATGAAATAAAGGGCTCAGACTTGAAGCCCGACTCATCTACATTTAACATAGCAATTCTTTGCCTTGTTGATCGCGGTGAAATTAAGGGAGCATGTGAATGTCATAATAAGATCATTGAGATGTCTTGCATTCCATCTGTAGCTGCTTACTGTTGCCTTGCTAAAGGTCTTTGTGAAATCGGAGAGATTGATGAAGCCATGATGCTTGTTAGAGACTGTTTGGGCAATGTTACTAATGGACCTATGGAGTTTAAGTATTGTCTTACCATTATTCACATTTGCAAAGCAAATGATGCAGAAAAGGTCATTGATGTATTGAATGAGATGATGCAACAAGGTTGCCCTTTAGGCAGTGTCGTGTGCTCTGCAATCATCTCTGGCATGTGCAAGTATGGAACAATTGAAGAGGCTAGAAATGTTTTCTCAAATTTGAGGGAACGCAAATTGTTGACAGAATCTGATACCATTGTATACGACGAATTTTTAATTGATCACATGAAGAAAAAGACAGCAGACTTGGTAATATCAGGATTGAAGTTCTTTGGTCTAGAATCTAAACTCAAGTCAAAGGGTTGTAAGCTGTTGCCAGATTGA